A region of Pyxidicoccus parkwaysis DNA encodes the following proteins:
- the uvrA gene encoding excinuclease ABC subunit UvrA — MSEPDVISLRGAKEHNLKNVSLDIPKKKLVVFTGVSGSGKSSLAFDTLYAEGQRRYVESLSAYARQFLGQMEKPKYDTIRGLSPTISIEQKAASNNPRSTVGTVTEVHDYLRVLYASIGVQHCPNCGRKVGKQSAQQIVDEILKMPAGSKIQVLAPLVTNRKGEHKDLLTEAQKRGFSRARIDGALKSLEERIELDKKSKHDIELIIDRLVLKPDIKTRLTDSVETALREGKGTLIVTDEKGTPSSDRVMSELNACPTCGLSFGDLTPASFSFNNPLGMCTDCNGLGTKPEMDPDLIVPDPSRSVRDGAIEPWASGMNRGEGWTADFVESLAKAFKIDLDVPYAKLSKREKETLMYGSNGKSFTVEWGEGGQYKMEWEGLVERLMRNFKTTTSESRRAELQKYFSDKPCPSCKGERLKPESRAVKVHGQTIVQLNRQTISDALGFLGDMALTAHERKIATELLKEIRSRLSFLVDVGLGYLMLDRTASTLSGGESQRIRLASQMGSELTGVIYILDEPSIGLHQRDNGKLLATLKRLRDLGNSVLVVEHDEETMEEADWLVDFGPGAGELGGQVVAQGTPAQVMANEASETGAYLSGRKEIEIPEVRRKPDPKKKLVIQGAQENNLKNVDAEIPLGVFTAVTGVSGAGKSTLINEILYPALARHLYESRESPGKHKSIQGFEHLDKVIDIDQRPIGRTPRSNPATYTKLFDNIREVFAMTPEARAFGYGPGRFSFNIKGGRCESCEGDGVKLVEMHFLADVYVPCEVCGGKRFNEATLRVRYKGKNIAEVLDMSVREAMEHFGAHKDIMRVLQTLHDVGLSYIRLGQPSPTLSGGEAQRIKLARELARVATGRTLYILDEPTTGLHFEDIRKLLSVLNRLVEAGNSVLVIEHNLDVIKSADWVMDLGPEGGAGGGKILATGTPEQVAKVEGSHTGRYLAHVLSKARRARVGKRVDGPAVELQEAS, encoded by the coding sequence ATGTCCGAGCCCGACGTCATCTCCCTCCGAGGCGCCAAGGAGCACAACCTCAAGAACGTCTCCCTGGACATCCCCAAGAAGAAGCTCGTCGTCTTCACGGGTGTCTCGGGGTCCGGAAAGAGCTCGCTCGCCTTCGACACGCTCTATGCGGAAGGCCAGCGCCGCTACGTGGAGAGCCTCTCCGCCTATGCCCGGCAGTTCCTCGGGCAGATGGAGAAGCCGAAGTACGACACCATCCGCGGCCTGTCGCCCACCATCTCGATTGAGCAGAAGGCGGCCAGCAACAACCCGCGCTCCACGGTGGGCACCGTCACCGAGGTGCACGACTACCTGCGCGTGCTCTATGCCTCCATCGGCGTGCAGCACTGCCCCAACTGCGGGCGCAAGGTGGGCAAGCAGAGCGCGCAGCAGATTGTGGATGAAATCCTGAAGATGCCCGCGGGCAGCAAGATTCAGGTGCTCGCGCCGCTCGTCACCAACCGCAAGGGCGAGCACAAGGATTTGCTCACCGAGGCGCAGAAGCGCGGCTTCTCCCGCGCGCGCATCGACGGCGCGCTCAAGAGCCTGGAGGAGCGCATCGAGCTGGACAAGAAGTCCAAGCACGACATCGAGCTCATCATCGACCGGCTCGTGCTCAAGCCGGACATCAAGACGCGCCTCACCGACTCGGTGGAGACGGCGCTGCGCGAGGGCAAGGGCACGCTCATCGTCACCGACGAGAAGGGCACCCCGTCCTCGGACCGCGTCATGTCCGAGCTGAACGCGTGCCCCACCTGCGGCCTGTCCTTCGGCGACCTCACGCCCGCGTCCTTCTCCTTCAACAACCCGCTGGGCATGTGCACGGACTGCAACGGCCTGGGCACCAAGCCGGAGATGGACCCGGACCTCATCGTCCCGGACCCGTCCCGCAGCGTCCGCGACGGCGCGATCGAGCCCTGGGCCAGCGGCATGAATCGCGGCGAGGGCTGGACGGCGGACTTCGTGGAGAGTCTGGCCAAGGCGTTCAAGATTGATTTGGACGTGCCGTACGCGAAGCTGTCCAAGCGTGAGAAGGAAACGCTGATGTACGGCTCCAACGGCAAGAGCTTCACCGTCGAGTGGGGCGAGGGCGGCCAGTACAAGATGGAGTGGGAGGGCCTGGTCGAGCGCCTGATGCGCAACTTCAAGACCACCACCTCCGAGTCGCGCCGCGCCGAATTGCAGAAGTACTTCAGCGACAAGCCCTGCCCCTCGTGCAAGGGCGAGCGCCTGAAGCCGGAGAGCCGCGCGGTGAAGGTGCACGGCCAGACGATTGTGCAACTGAACCGGCAGACCATCTCCGACGCGCTGGGCTTCCTCGGGGACATGGCGCTCACCGCGCACGAGCGGAAGATTGCCACCGAGCTCCTGAAGGAGATTCGCAGCCGTCTGTCCTTCCTGGTGGACGTGGGCCTGGGCTACCTGATGCTGGACCGCACCGCGTCCACGCTGTCCGGCGGCGAGAGCCAGCGCATCCGGCTGGCGTCGCAGATGGGCAGCGAGCTGACGGGCGTCATCTACATCCTCGACGAGCCCTCCATCGGCCTGCACCAGCGCGACAACGGCAAGCTGCTGGCCACGCTCAAGCGCCTGCGGGATTTGGGCAACTCCGTCCTCGTGGTGGAGCACGACGAGGAGACGATGGAGGAGGCGGACTGGCTGGTGGACTTCGGCCCCGGCGCGGGTGAGCTGGGCGGCCAGGTGGTGGCGCAGGGCACGCCGGCGCAGGTGATGGCCAACGAGGCCAGCGAGACGGGCGCGTACCTCTCCGGACGGAAGGAAATCGAAATCCCCGAGGTGCGCCGCAAGCCGGACCCGAAGAAGAAGCTGGTGATTCAGGGGGCGCAGGAGAACAACCTGAAGAACGTGGACGCGGAGATTCCGCTCGGCGTCTTCACCGCCGTCACCGGCGTGTCCGGCGCGGGCAAGTCCACGCTCATCAACGAAATCCTCTACCCCGCGCTGGCGCGGCACCTCTACGAGAGCCGCGAGTCGCCCGGAAAGCACAAGTCGATTCAGGGCTTCGAGCACCTGGACAAGGTCATCGACATCGACCAGCGCCCCATCGGCCGCACGCCGCGCAGCAACCCGGCCACGTACACCAAGCTGTTCGACAACATCCGCGAGGTGTTCGCGATGACGCCGGAGGCGCGCGCCTTCGGCTACGGGCCGGGCCGCTTCAGCTTCAACATCAAGGGCGGCCGCTGCGAGTCGTGCGAGGGCGACGGCGTGAAGCTGGTGGAGATGCACTTCCTCGCGGACGTGTACGTGCCCTGCGAGGTGTGCGGCGGCAAGCGCTTCAACGAGGCCACCCTGCGCGTGCGCTACAAGGGGAAGAACATCGCCGAGGTGCTCGACATGAGCGTGCGCGAGGCGATGGAGCACTTCGGCGCGCACAAGGACATCATGCGCGTGTTGCAGACGCTGCATGACGTGGGCCTGAGCTACATCCGCCTCGGGCAGCCCTCCCCCACCCTGTCCGGCGGCGAGGCCCAGCGCATCAAGCTGGCGCGCGAATTGGCCCGCGTGGCCACCGGTCGCACGCTCTACATCCTCGACGAGCCCACCACCGGCCTGCACTTCGAGGACATCCGCAAGCTGCTCTCCGTGCTCAACCGGCTGGTGGAGGCGGGCAACAGCGTGCTCGTCATCGAGCACAACCTGGATGTCATCAAGAGCGCGGACTGGGTGATGGACCTCGGCCCCGAGGGCGGCGCGGGCGGCGGGAAGATTCTCGCCACCGGAACTCCGGAACAGGTGGCCAAGGTGGAGGGCAGCCACACCGGCCGCTACCTGGCGCACGTGCTGTCCAAGGCGCGCAGGGCCCGCGTGGGAAAGCGCGTGGACGGCCCCGCCGTGGAGCTTCAGGAAGCGAGCTGA
- a CDS encoding peptide MFS transporter has product MQATVAAGAARKGHPRGLYLLFFTEMWERMSYYGMRGLLVLFLTDKVAGWGWSTGNALALYGTYTGLVYLTPIAGGYIADNLIGQRKAVVFGGTLMMIGHLLLALPGQAIFFTGLGFLIAGNGFFKPNISTMVGGLYEPGDGRRDGAFTIFYMGINLGAVLGNFICGTLGEKVGWHWGFGAAGVGMFLGLVTFLALSRGLLGKVGLTPEKTPEERRDAWRRVGMYGVATGVAVGVFYALAALGPSLAENTLLKFIVAFAAFAAVAVVGNKMLQKGQSAAEVQAGALTKEEKDRVISIFIIAIFVVLFWMGFEQAGGLMNLYTDQKVDRGMFGWEVPTTWFQNFNSAFIVLLAPVMAMLWGRLAARGKDPNVAVKMALGLIFMGVGFLFMVGASRESALMGKAAAWWVIMAYLFHTVGELCLSPVGLSMVTKVAPSRMVSAMMGVWFLANAAANKLSGVVGGYSEQMGEFNVFLSLVAVGVLGGGLLWALSGKVKSLMHGTDEVKPAAPATSTQGDAAAAA; this is encoded by the coding sequence ATGCAAGCCACCGTCGCCGCGGGCGCCGCCCGCAAGGGCCACCCGCGAGGGCTCTACCTCCTGTTCTTCACCGAGATGTGGGAGCGCATGTCCTATTACGGCATGCGTGGCCTGCTGGTGCTCTTCCTGACCGACAAAGTCGCCGGGTGGGGCTGGTCCACGGGGAACGCGCTCGCGCTGTACGGCACGTACACGGGCCTCGTCTACCTGACGCCCATCGCCGGCGGCTATATCGCCGACAACCTCATCGGGCAGCGCAAGGCCGTCGTCTTCGGTGGCACGCTGATGATGATTGGCCACCTGCTATTGGCACTACCGGGGCAGGCCATCTTCTTCACGGGACTGGGGTTCCTCATCGCCGGCAACGGCTTCTTCAAGCCCAACATCTCCACCATGGTGGGCGGCCTGTACGAGCCGGGTGACGGCCGCCGCGACGGTGCCTTCACCATCTTCTACATGGGCATCAACCTGGGCGCGGTGCTCGGCAACTTCATCTGCGGCACCCTGGGTGAGAAGGTCGGCTGGCACTGGGGCTTCGGCGCCGCGGGCGTGGGCATGTTCCTGGGCCTTGTCACGTTCCTCGCGCTGAGCCGCGGCCTGCTGGGCAAGGTGGGCCTGACGCCCGAGAAGACGCCCGAGGAGCGCCGTGATGCCTGGCGCCGGGTGGGGATGTATGGCGTTGCCACCGGCGTCGCCGTGGGCGTCTTCTACGCGCTCGCCGCGCTGGGGCCGTCGCTTGCCGAGAACACGCTGCTGAAGTTCATCGTCGCGTTCGCGGCGTTCGCGGCCGTCGCGGTGGTGGGCAACAAGATGCTGCAGAAGGGGCAGAGCGCGGCGGAGGTGCAGGCCGGCGCGCTGACGAAGGAGGAGAAGGACCGCGTCATCTCCATCTTCATCATCGCCATCTTCGTCGTCCTCTTCTGGATGGGCTTCGAGCAGGCCGGCGGCCTGATGAACCTCTACACGGACCAGAAGGTGGACCGCGGCATGTTCGGCTGGGAGGTCCCCACCACCTGGTTCCAGAACTTCAACTCCGCGTTCATCGTGCTGCTCGCGCCCGTCATGGCGATGCTCTGGGGCCGGCTCGCGGCGCGCGGCAAGGACCCGAACGTGGCGGTGAAGATGGCGCTCGGCCTCATCTTCATGGGCGTGGGCTTCCTCTTCATGGTGGGCGCCTCGCGCGAGAGCGCGCTGATGGGGAAGGCGGCCGCCTGGTGGGTCATCATGGCGTACCTCTTCCACACCGTGGGCGAGCTGTGCCTGTCGCCGGTGGGCCTCTCCATGGTGACCAAGGTCGCCCCGTCGCGCATGGTGAGCGCGATGATGGGCGTGTGGTTCCTCGCCAACGCCGCGGCCAACAAGCTGTCCGGCGTGGTGGGCGGCTACAGCGAGCAGATGGGTGAGTTCAACGTGTTCCTCTCGCTCGTCGCGGTGGGCGTGCTGGGCGGCGGCCTCCTGTGGGCGCTCTCCGGCAAGGTGAAGTCGCTCATGCACGGCACGGACGAGGTGAAGCCCGCCGCGCCGGCCACCTCGACGCAGGGTGACGCCGCGGCCGCGGCCTGA
- a CDS encoding POT-type proton-dependent oligopeptide transporter encodes MAQTTDAQNNRFPPQIPFIIGNEACERFSFYGMRNILTVFLIDYLLRNAVPETGLREAQAKSLMHSFMAGVYFFPLIGGYLADRFFGKYRIILGLSLVYCLGHACLAMFENNATGFFTGLTLIAIGSGGIKPCVAAMVGDQFNESNSHLVKKVFAIFYWTINFGSFFASLFIPLVLKNFGPAWAFGIPGILMFMATVIFWAGRDRYIRVPATGANPHSFLSVVGSVFSQHGWLGGKTPQELYEYLKARFFSVGLFAWMALRVWMVISGLWTLPKVLWSLARGRPLWTRALQDHPAEAVEGTKAVFRVSGLMLPFIPFFWMLFDQKASTWVVQARSMDPNIGGFVFQPSQMQFVNPMLVMLLIPFLTAVVYPAFQRSGWELTPLRRMPLGLAIGAISFVIAGAFQVAMEGGATLNIAWQILPYVVLTIAEILVSTTGLEFAYTQAPREMKGTIQSVFLLTNTLANVAVAIAAALNVFTGSAQFFFYAGLALAAAVGMALVARRFVVRDYYQTAAPAPTGERTAAGVAIKPA; translated from the coding sequence ATGGCCCAGACGACCGACGCGCAGAACAACCGGTTCCCGCCGCAAATCCCGTTCATCATCGGGAACGAGGCGTGTGAGCGCTTCAGCTTCTACGGGATGCGGAACATCCTCACGGTGTTCCTCATCGACTACCTGCTGCGCAACGCGGTGCCGGAGACGGGGCTGCGCGAGGCCCAGGCGAAGAGCCTGATGCACTCGTTCATGGCGGGCGTGTACTTCTTCCCGCTCATCGGCGGCTATCTCGCGGACCGCTTCTTCGGGAAGTACCGCATCATCCTCGGGCTGAGCCTGGTGTACTGCCTGGGCCACGCGTGCCTGGCGATGTTCGAGAACAACGCCACCGGGTTCTTCACGGGCCTGACGCTCATTGCCATTGGCAGCGGCGGAATCAAGCCGTGCGTGGCGGCCATGGTGGGGGACCAGTTCAACGAGTCCAACAGCCACCTGGTGAAGAAGGTCTTCGCCATCTTCTACTGGACCATCAACTTCGGCTCGTTCTTCGCGTCGCTGTTCATCCCGCTCGTGCTGAAGAACTTCGGCCCGGCGTGGGCCTTCGGCATCCCCGGCATCCTGATGTTCATGGCGACGGTCATCTTCTGGGCCGGGCGAGACAGGTACATCCGCGTGCCAGCCACGGGCGCCAACCCGCACTCGTTCCTCAGCGTGGTGGGCAGCGTGTTCAGCCAGCACGGCTGGCTGGGCGGAAAGACTCCCCAGGAGTTGTACGAGTACCTGAAGGCGCGCTTCTTCTCGGTGGGGCTGTTCGCGTGGATGGCCCTCCGCGTGTGGATGGTCATCAGCGGCCTGTGGACGCTCCCCAAGGTGTTGTGGAGCCTCGCGCGGGGCCGGCCGCTGTGGACGCGGGCGCTGCAGGACCACCCGGCGGAGGCCGTCGAGGGAACCAAGGCCGTCTTCCGGGTGAGCGGGCTGATGCTGCCCTTCATCCCCTTCTTCTGGATGCTGTTCGACCAGAAGGCCTCCACGTGGGTGGTGCAGGCGCGGTCCATGGACCCGAACATCGGCGGCTTCGTCTTCCAGCCCAGCCAGATGCAGTTCGTGAACCCGATGCTGGTGATGCTGCTCATCCCCTTCCTCACCGCCGTCGTCTACCCCGCCTTCCAGCGCTCGGGCTGGGAGTTGACGCCGCTGCGGCGCATGCCGCTGGGCCTGGCGATTGGCGCCATCTCCTTCGTCATCGCCGGCGCGTTCCAGGTGGCGATGGAGGGCGGGGCGACGCTGAACATCGCGTGGCAGATTCTGCCGTACGTCGTGCTCACGATTGCCGAGATTCTCGTGTCCACCACGGGCCTCGAGTTCGCGTACACGCAGGCCCCGCGCGAGATGAAGGGCACCATCCAGAGCGTGTTCCTGCTGACGAACACGCTGGCCAACGTGGCGGTGGCCATCGCCGCGGCGCTCAATGTCTTCACGGGCTCCGCGCAGTTCTTCTTCTACGCGGGCCTGGCCCTGGCCGCCGCGGTGGGCATGGCCCTCGTCGCGCGCCGCTTCGTGGTGCGCGACTACTACCAGACGGCCGCCCCCGCCCCCACCGGGGAGCGCACCGCGGCGGGCGTGGCCATCAAGCCGGCGTAG